The Flavivirga eckloniae genomic interval TTACAGGGGCAACCGGATATAGAATTTCGGCAAGAACACCAGGAGGGGTTAATAACATTTTGAACAATGTGGATGTTGGAAATACTACTAGCTATAATCTAACAACCGACCTTCCTGAAAACACAACCGTTCATATATCGATTGTTCCATACAATGCGGTTGGAGATGCCACCGGATGTAGCGAAGAATCGTTTACTACCGGAGCATTACTTGCTTGTACTACTTTGATTCATCCGCTAAATAACGCTACAGATGTAGCCGTTGATTCTAACTTGAGTTGGAATGTTGTTACCGGTGCCACTGGATATCGGATTACGATAGGGGCGCTTTCAGGTTCATCAGATATTTTGGATAATATGGATGTTGGGAACTTAACAACTTACGATCTTCCTTTCGATCTACCCGAGAGTACTACACTTTATATTGCCGTAATTCCTTATAACGTAAGTGGAGATGCTATCGGATGTAGTCTAGAGTCTTTTACTACAGAGGCATTGGCAACAATACCCAATTGTACCACATTATCGAGTCCGCTAAATGGTGGAGCCAATGTAGCCATAGATACCGATTTAAGTTGGAATACGGTTGTAGGTGCAACAGGCTATAAAATTTCTGTTGGAACTGCCTCAGGAACTCACGATATTATAGACAGTCAGGATGTAGGGAATGTATCAAATTTAGTTTTAGCTACAGACCTTCCAGAAAGTACTACTATTTACATAACGATTATTCCATATAACATGGTTGGAGATGCCAATGGATGCAGTGAGGAATCTTTTACCACGGAAACATTGGTAGACCCTCTGGCAGAATCTAAATATGGAATCTCTCCCAATGGGGACGGTATTAACGATTTTTGGGAAATAAAAGGTATAGAAAATAGCCCACAGAACACGGTTAACATATACAACAGATGGGGCGATATGGTCTTTTCTATCTCAAATTATGATAACAATTCTAAAGTATTTAGGGGGGAGGCCAATGCGCTCAAACAGATGGGAGCGAACACATTGCCCAACGGAACGTATTTTTTCGATATTAAAATATCGGGAGGAACCCATAACCTGAAAAAGTTAAAAGGATTTTTAGTAATTAAGCGTTAATACAATGGTTATAAAAAACAATATTTCCGCTTATGCGGCTGTTTTGCTATTCTTTATTTTAAGAACGAGCATCTGTATTGGACAACAAACACCATTGTTCTCCGAGTACAATTACAACCCCTTCATTATAAATGCTGCATATGCTGGTTTAACCCCCGATGCAGAAATGTCTATAAGTAATTCGGGTTATTTTAATCAGTTTGAAGGAAGTCCAAGAAGCTTATCACTTAGCGGACATGGATCTATTGGTAGAGATAAAATGGGAATTGGTGCTGGAATTATTAGGGATGAAATCGGGGTAACCACATCTACCAATTTTTTCGGAGCATATTCATATAAGATATTTTTCGATTTTAAGAATAACCGCCCTAATTGGCAGCACTACTATCCGGGAGTACTATCTTTTGGTATTACAGCTGGTTTGCAACAATATCAAGACAATTTACTAGAGCTAGGCATTACAGATGATCCCATGTTTGATGAAAACATTAATACAAGCATTCCAACATTAGGGTTTAGCTTTTTGTTTAATCATGCATCATTTTATTTAGGATTTTCAACTCCAAATATTTTGGGAGAATCATTAGCTTCAAGAGACAATCTAAATTTAGTAAATCCGTATTACGGTTATTTAGGCTACCGTTTTTTTAATAACCGTTATCAGGAATTGATGATAAAGCCAAATCTGTTATTAAAATACGAAGAAGGAGCACCGGTACAAGCCGATATAAACTTAGCAGTAAGCTTTAAAAATAAATTTGAAGTAGGAGCAGGATACAGAACCAGTTCTTCCATAAATCTTTTATTAGGGATTTATTTATTTAAAAGCGTACGTTTTGTTTACAACTATAATATGGCAACTAACGATTCTCCGTTGGGAAATACACATGGCTTTGTACTAAATTACCGTTTTGGAAATGGATATAGAATTGATTAAGGGTTTAACATCTGTATAAAGGTTTTTCAATTAAGATTTTGGGGTCTTTGTAGAGGACCATTTTGCTTTAAAATAAAGCAAAATGAAAAAGGTGAACGAGTGTTCACCTTTTTGCCCCAAATCTACCATGAACTTAACCTACTTATGTTATGGTGATGCTAATGTATATAGTTTGTTAAAATTCTTGAAATAAATTAGTTAAACGACGAATATATTAGCTTAAACGGTTTTTTGAAGCTGTTTTAACATGAATCTTTGATAAGAAAATTTATGGTGGTGTGTCCTGAGTTAGGTTCGGGATATATTTAAAGTGGGTTTGCAAACAGACGAGCTAAATAAATTTTTCACAAAAAAGCTTCTCTATAACGCCATTAAGTCATTCTACTTAAGTTTATGCCGAACGTAGTCGAAGGAGACAAAATAAGCAGAAGTCGAAGTGCTAAATTCTTCCAGAATTTCCCCAAAATAACATTTTGAATTCTTAAACAGAATTCGCATTGTTTTAAGATAAAAAAATAATGAAATAAATATTAAAAAAAAGAGCAATGAAGAAACTGAATTGCATAAAAAAAGGTGAACAGATGTTCACCTTTTTTTGCCCCAAATCTACCATGAACTTAACCTACTTATGTTATGGTGAGACCAAGTTATGTGTATTTTAGATATTTTGATTATTTTTTAGATGAACGGCGTATTTTTAAGATTAAATGTATTTTTTTCTGAATTATGGGGAAAATTCCAACAAATTAATAATTAATATGCACGTTCGTTATTCCCTTCAAAAAAGTTAATAAAAGCTCTATTCACAACTCTATTTCCTCCTACGGTAGGATAATTTCCTGTAAAGTACCAATCTCCTAAATGCTCTGGACAAGCTTTATGTAAATTTTCAACAGATTGGAAAATAATTTTGACTTCCGCATTGATACTCGCATCACTTAATAGTTCAGAAATTTTGTTGGAGATTTCTTCGTCGGTAAAAGGATCGTAAATTTCTTTTACAAAGTTCTGTACGTGTTTATCGTCTAAATCCGTTTGGCTAATACACTTGTCGTAAACCTCTTCTACAATATGGTATTTATTTATATCCTTTAATAGCTCTAAGGCAGCTCTAAAAGCAATTAAACTATCCAAGTTAGCCATGTCTATACCGTAGCAATCCGGGTATCTAATTTGTGGTGCAGAAGACACTACAATTATTTTTTTAGGGTTTAAGCGATCAAGCATTTTTAAAATGCTCATTTTTAATGTAGTACCCCTAACAATACTGTCATCTATAATAACCAAATTGTCTTCTGGTTTTATAACGCCATAAGTAACATCGTAAACGTGAGCTACTAAATCATCGCGACTGCTATCTTCGGTAATAAATGTTCTTAACTTAACATCTTTAATAGCAATTTTTTCAATTCGGGCATGTTCCGATAAGATTTCGGTTACTTTTTCGGCCGAAAGCGAACGCTGCCCACTTAATATAGTTTGTGTTTTCTTTTTGTTTATATAAGCTTCGGCAGTTTCAATCATACCAAAAAAGGATGTTTCTGCTGTATTAGGAATATAAGAGAAAACAGTGTTTTTTGTATCATTATTAATAGCCTCAAGAACTTTAGGCATTAATAGTTTACCAAGCATCTTACGCTCTTGGTATATTTCTGCATCACTACCTCTTGAAAAGTAAATACGTTCAAAGGAGCAAGATTTTCTTTCTAAAGGCTCTAATATTTGCTTAAAGCGTACCTCTCCCGATTTTTTAATAATAATGGCCTGTCCTGGATCTAATTCTTTTACATCTTCAAACTTTACGTTAAACACGGTTTGAATAACAGGTCGTTCTGATGCTACAACAACAACTTCATCATCTTTATAATAATATGCCGGACGAATACCAGCAGGGTCTCTTAAAACAAAAGAATCACCATGACCAATAAGACCAGCCATAGCATAACCACCATCCCAGTTTTTTGCGGCACGTTTTAATATTTTGCCAACTTTAAGACGTTCTGCAATAAGCGGGGAAGCCTCTCTCTTATTGTAACCTTCCTTTTTTAAATCCTTATAAATTTTACTAACAGCATCATCTAAAAAATGACCGATTTTCTCCATAACGGTTATGGTATCGGTATACTCTTTTGGATGTTGACCTAGTTCAATAAGGTTAGCAAAAAGTTCTTTAACATTCGTCATGTTAAAGTTTCCTGCCATTATTAAATTTCTGTGCATCCAATTGTTTTGTCTTAAAAAGGGATGTACACTTTCTACACTGTTCTTACCAAAAGTTCCATAACGAACATGTCCCAATAATACCTCTCCTATATATGGGATGTTTCGTTTTTGTAAAGCGACATCATTAGTATACTCGGGATGTGCCGTTAATTCGTTGTTAACCCTTTCGTTTATTTGGGCAAAAATATCTTGAATAGGCTGCTGTGCTATAGAACGCACTCTACTTATATAGCGTTCACCTGGATTTGTGTCTAATTTAATACTTGCAAAACCAGCACCGTCTTGACCACGGTTGTGTTGTTTCTCCATCATGAGGTACATCTTATTTACACCATAAAATGCACTTCCGTATTTTTCCTTATAATATTCCAGTGGTTTTAAAAGTCTTATAACTGCTATACCACATTCATGTTTTAAAACATCGCTCATATAATGTAACCCTTTTTTGCTTTCGCTTACACTTGCTTAATACAACTCGTGTAAATAATAAATAATTATATTCCAGTTTTCGCTTCAACTTTGTTTAGCGATCCCGTAGGAATGAAATTTTTTGATTCCAAAATAGCTATATTCTGGAGTTTTATTTTAATTAAAAACGCGCTCTATTTTAGAGCGCGTTTGTATTATG includes:
- a CDS encoding PorP/SprF family type IX secretion system membrane protein, which encodes MVIKNNISAYAAVLLFFILRTSICIGQQTPLFSEYNYNPFIINAAYAGLTPDAEMSISNSGYFNQFEGSPRSLSLSGHGSIGRDKMGIGAGIIRDEIGVTTSTNFFGAYSYKIFFDFKNNRPNWQHYYPGVLSFGITAGLQQYQDNLLELGITDDPMFDENINTSIPTLGFSFLFNHASFYLGFSTPNILGESLASRDNLNLVNPYYGYLGYRFFNNRYQELMIKPNLLLKYEEGAPVQADINLAVSFKNKFEVGAGYRTSSSINLLLGIYLFKSVRFVYNYNMATNDSPLGNTHGFVLNYRFGNGYRID
- a CDS encoding amidophosphoribosyltransferase, encoding MSDVLKHECGIAVIRLLKPLEYYKEKYGSAFYGVNKMYLMMEKQHNRGQDGAGFASIKLDTNPGERYISRVRSIAQQPIQDIFAQINERVNNELTAHPEYTNDVALQKRNIPYIGEVLLGHVRYGTFGKNSVESVHPFLRQNNWMHRNLIMAGNFNMTNVKELFANLIELGQHPKEYTDTITVMEKIGHFLDDAVSKIYKDLKKEGYNKREASPLIAERLKVGKILKRAAKNWDGGYAMAGLIGHGDSFVLRDPAGIRPAYYYKDDEVVVVASERPVIQTVFNVKFEDVKELDPGQAIIIKKSGEVRFKQILEPLERKSCSFERIYFSRGSDAEIYQERKMLGKLLMPKVLEAINNDTKNTVFSYIPNTAETSFFGMIETAEAYINKKKTQTILSGQRSLSAEKVTEILSEHARIEKIAIKDVKLRTFITEDSSRDDLVAHVYDVTYGVIKPEDNLVIIDDSIVRGTTLKMSILKMLDRLNPKKIIVVSSAPQIRYPDCYGIDMANLDSLIAFRAALELLKDINKYHIVEEVYDKCISQTDLDDKHVQNFVKEIYDPFTDEEISNKISELLSDASINAEVKIIFQSVENLHKACPEHLGDWYFTGNYPTVGGNRVVNRAFINFFEGNNERAY